Proteins from a genomic interval of Synechococcus sp. A15-28:
- a CDS encoding creatininase family protein: MTASLPGPVDSTEAIRLALRSWPEVETYLDHCKGVIVPLGSTEQHGPTGAIGTDALTAEAVALEVGRRTGVLVTPAQAFGMAEHHLGFAGTMSLQPATLLAVMHDLVLSLARHGFERVFVINGHGGNIATTKAAFAQAYGTAASRDLPAAPQLRCRLANWFMAGPVMRQARDLYGNKEGHHATPSEIAVTLKVEPSLQTKQRPLPDPAPAGPIHSPDDFRRRHPDGRMGSHPSLATAEHGAALLETAATALSEDLRSFLSEA, encoded by the coding sequence ATGACTGCAAGCCTCCCCGGCCCCGTCGACAGCACCGAAGCAATCCGCCTGGCCCTGCGCAGCTGGCCAGAGGTCGAGACCTATCTCGATCACTGCAAAGGGGTGATCGTTCCCTTGGGATCAACGGAACAGCACGGTCCCACAGGAGCCATCGGGACGGATGCCCTGACCGCGGAAGCCGTGGCCCTGGAGGTCGGGCGTCGCACCGGGGTGTTGGTGACCCCTGCTCAGGCCTTCGGCATGGCCGAGCATCACCTTGGCTTCGCCGGCACCATGAGCCTGCAACCGGCCACCCTGCTGGCGGTGATGCACGACCTGGTGCTGTCCCTTGCCCGTCACGGCTTTGAACGGGTGTTCGTGATCAACGGCCATGGCGGCAACATCGCCACCACCAAGGCCGCTTTCGCCCAGGCCTATGGCACGGCCGCCAGCCGCGATCTGCCTGCAGCACCGCAACTGCGCTGCCGACTGGCCAATTGGTTCATGGCCGGACCGGTGATGCGGCAAGCCCGGGATCTTTACGGCAACAAAGAGGGTCACCACGCCACGCCGAGCGAGATCGCCGTGACCCTGAAAGTGGAGCCAAGCCTTCAAACCAAGCAGCGCCCCCTGCCGGATCCTGCACCAGCGGGACCCATCCACAGTCCTGATGACTTCAGACGGCGTCACCCGGACGGTCGCATGGGATCGCATCCGTCACTGGCCACCGCGGAACACGGTGCAGCGCTGCTCGAGACAGCCGCCACCGCGCTGAGCGAAGATCTCCGCAGTTTCCTCAGCGAAGCATGA
- the coaBC gene encoding bifunctional phosphopantothenoylcysteine decarboxylase/phosphopantothenate--cysteine ligase CoaBC gives MRTKVSTPLKGRRLLVAVSGSIAAVKTPLLVSALVKAGAEVRCLVTPSAAKLVSPLALATLSRHRCYGEDDEWDSSCSRPLHIDLADWAELILLAPLSATSLSRWSQGSADGLLASVLLACECPVLAAIAMNTAMWNHPAVQRNWELVQTFPGVVPLLPQPGLLACDRRGDGRMADPLLIELAATSLFSRGDAGPVAKLDWSGRRLLVTAGPTVEPIDQARLITNRSSGAMGVLLAQAARLRGAEVALVHGPLQVPEPWLESLHCHPVQSAAEMQMVLQQKQADVDAIAMAAAVADLRRVATGDVSTAGKAAKADLALRLSDGWELVPDLLQGLAARRPAMQLILGFAALTGEDAELLRRGEEKRLRKGCDLLFVNPIDRPGQGFGQARNGGWLLGNGWSKELPVTGKLQLAHQLLDALLALRQPSPASPVPADR, from the coding sequence ATGAGGACTAAGGTCTCCACTCCTCTCAAGGGCCGGCGGCTTCTGGTTGCTGTCAGCGGCAGCATCGCTGCGGTGAAGACGCCGCTTCTGGTCAGTGCCCTGGTGAAGGCAGGGGCTGAAGTCCGCTGCCTGGTCACCCCCAGTGCAGCGAAGTTGGTGAGCCCGCTTGCCTTGGCGACCCTGAGTCGTCATCGCTGTTATGGGGAGGACGACGAATGGGACTCGTCCTGCAGTCGGCCGCTGCACATCGATCTGGCGGATTGGGCTGAACTCATCCTGCTGGCCCCCCTGAGTGCCACCAGCCTCAGCCGCTGGAGCCAGGGGTCTGCGGATGGTCTGCTCGCCAGCGTGCTCCTGGCTTGTGAGTGCCCTGTCCTGGCCGCTATCGCCATGAACACGGCGATGTGGAACCACCCCGCCGTTCAACGCAACTGGGAGCTGGTGCAGACCTTTCCGGGCGTGGTTCCCCTGTTGCCTCAGCCAGGCCTTCTGGCCTGCGATCGCCGCGGCGATGGGCGCATGGCGGATCCGTTGCTGATCGAGCTGGCGGCCACCAGCCTGTTCAGCCGTGGTGATGCCGGTCCCGTTGCAAAGCTCGACTGGAGCGGACGACGACTTCTGGTGACGGCGGGGCCGACCGTTGAGCCCATTGATCAGGCCCGTCTGATCACGAATCGCAGCAGTGGGGCGATGGGAGTGTTGCTGGCCCAGGCTGCTCGTTTGAGGGGAGCTGAGGTCGCGTTGGTGCACGGCCCCCTGCAGGTGCCGGAGCCCTGGTTGGAGTCCCTCCACTGTCATCCGGTCCAGAGCGCTGCGGAGATGCAGATGGTGTTGCAGCAGAAGCAGGCTGACGTCGATGCGATCGCCATGGCGGCGGCCGTCGCTGATCTGCGTCGTGTTGCCACAGGCGACGTCTCCACAGCAGGCAAAGCCGCCAAGGCGGATCTGGCGCTCAGGCTTTCCGATGGCTGGGAGCTGGTGCCCGATCTGTTGCAGGGGTTGGCTGCGCGACGTCCGGCGATGCAGTTGATTCTTGGATTTGCTGCCTTGACCGGTGAAGACGCTGAACTTCTGCGTCGCGGAGAAGAGAAGCGCCTCCGCAAGGGTTGTGATCTGCTGTTCGTCAATCCCATTGATCGTCCCGGGCAGGGATTCGGCCAGGCCCGGAACGGCGGCTGGCTCCTCGGGAACGGATGGTCCAAGGAATTGCCGGTGACTGGAAAGCTGCAGCTGGCCCATCAGCTGCTGGATGCTCTCCTGGCGCTCAGGCAGCCATCCCCAGCGAGTCCTGTCCCAGCAGATCGATGA
- the sat gene encoding sulfate adenylyltransferase, whose amino-acid sequence MTASAPASAQRSGVIAPYGGSLVDLMVPQAEREAVKATASKSLECSDRNACDVELLVVGGFSPLRGFMHQEDYDAVVSGHRLAAGQLFGLPIVMDTDRDDVVVGDTVLLTYKGQDLAVLQVEAKWEPNKVAEAQGCYGTTSIEHPAVRMITMERKRFYLGGSLKGLELPQRVFPCKTPAQVRAGLPDGQDVVAFQCRNPIHRAHYELFTRALHAQNVSENAVVLVHPTCGPTQQDDIPGAVRFQTYERLAAEVNNDRIRWAYLPYAMHMAGPREALQHMIIRRNYGCTHFIIGRDMAGCKSSLSGDDFYGPYDAQNFAKECAPELTMETVPSLNLVYTEEEGYVTAEHAEARGLYVKKLSGTQFRKMLRGGEEIPEWFAFKSVVEVLRAA is encoded by the coding sequence ATGACCGCCAGCGCACCTGCTTCTGCCCAGCGATCCGGTGTGATTGCTCCCTACGGCGGGTCCCTGGTGGATCTGATGGTGCCCCAGGCCGAGCGGGAGGCGGTCAAGGCCACGGCCTCCAAGTCGCTGGAATGCTCAGACCGCAATGCCTGCGATGTGGAACTGCTGGTTGTGGGTGGTTTCTCCCCCCTGCGGGGCTTCATGCATCAGGAGGATTATGACGCTGTCGTGAGCGGCCATCGCCTGGCGGCCGGCCAGCTGTTCGGCCTGCCGATCGTGATGGACACCGACCGCGATGACGTGGTGGTCGGTGACACGGTGCTGCTGACCTACAAGGGGCAGGACCTCGCCGTTCTGCAGGTGGAGGCCAAGTGGGAACCCAACAAGGTGGCGGAAGCCCAGGGCTGCTACGGCACCACCTCCATTGAGCACCCTGCAGTGCGGATGATCACCATGGAGCGCAAGCGCTTCTACCTGGGAGGCAGCCTCAAGGGCCTTGAACTGCCCCAGCGCGTGTTCCCCTGCAAGACGCCGGCCCAGGTGCGCGCCGGTCTCCCCGATGGACAGGACGTGGTTGCTTTCCAGTGCCGCAACCCGATTCACCGTGCCCATTACGAGCTGTTCACCCGCGCCCTTCACGCCCAGAACGTCAGCGAGAACGCCGTGGTGCTGGTGCACCCCACCTGTGGCCCCACACAGCAGGACGACATTCCTGGTGCCGTCCGCTTCCAGACCTACGAGCGCCTGGCCGCTGAGGTGAACAACGACCGGATTCGCTGGGCCTACCTGCCCTACGCCATGCACATGGCGGGTCCCCGTGAAGCCCTGCAGCACATGATCATCCGCCGCAACTACGGCTGCACGCATTTCATCATCGGCCGCGACATGGCGGGTTGTAAGTCCTCCCTGAGCGGGGACGACTTCTACGGCCCCTACGACGCCCAGAACTTCGCCAAGGAGTGCGCACCCGAGCTGACGATGGAAACCGTGCCCTCCCTGAACCTCGTTTACACCGAGGAAGAGGGCTACGTCACCGCCGAACATGCCGAAGCCCGTGGCCTGTATGTGAAGAAACTCAGCGGCACGCAGTTCCGCAAGATGCTGCGCGGTGGCGAGGAAATTCCCGAGTGGTTCGCCTTCAAGAGCGTCGTTGAAGTGCTTCGAGCCGCCTGA
- a CDS encoding DUF2555 domain-containing protein has product MTTAPGSATPITPERLAQFDEESIAVLARRLDEDDYPTPFEGLSDWHLLRALAIHRPELTAPFVHLVDQEPFDED; this is encoded by the coding sequence ATGACCACCGCTCCAGGATCCGCCACCCCGATCACTCCCGAACGCCTGGCCCAGTTCGATGAAGAGTCCATCGCTGTTCTGGCGAGACGGTTGGATGAAGACGACTACCCCACACCGTTTGAAGGACTGTCGGACTGGCACCTGCTCCGTGCCCTGGCCATCCATCGTCCGGAACTGACGGCCCCCTTCGTGCACCTGGTGGATCAGGAACCGTTCGATGAGGACTAA
- a CDS encoding aspartate carbamoyltransferase catalytic subunit gives MSGWHHRHILDLAAFSREDYAAVLDLAERFRSLPVTGARKLPALQGRLVATLFFEPSTRTRSSFELAAKRLSADVQSFSPSCSSLSKGESVLDTARTYVAMGADVLVVRHRSTGVPQQLAEDLESAGERTVVLNGGDGLHSHPSQGLLDLHTLARHFAPQHPMPEALQGKRIVIVGDILHSRVARSNLWALTACGADVVLCGPPSLVPDAFREFVAEPPPGQSVDPAPQRGSVRVERRLERALPGADAVMTLRLQKERMTQQLLTGLERYHRDYGLSHERLTLCGQPVPVLHPGPVNRGVEMTGALLDDPSICLVEEQVRNGVPIRMALLYLMAAAESAAEPSLVSISS, from the coding sequence ATGAGTGGTTGGCACCATCGCCATATTCTCGATCTGGCTGCTTTCTCCAGGGAGGATTACGCCGCGGTGCTCGACTTGGCGGAGCGATTTCGTTCCTTGCCCGTCACCGGAGCCCGCAAGCTTCCCGCGTTGCAGGGCCGCCTGGTGGCCACCCTCTTCTTCGAGCCCAGCACCCGCACCCGCAGCAGCTTTGAACTGGCGGCCAAGCGCCTTTCGGCCGATGTGCAGAGCTTTTCACCTTCATGCAGCTCCTTGAGCAAGGGTGAGAGCGTGCTGGATACCGCGCGCACCTACGTGGCCATGGGCGCTGATGTGCTGGTGGTCCGGCATCGCTCCACGGGGGTCCCCCAGCAACTGGCGGAGGATCTGGAATCCGCCGGAGAACGCACGGTTGTGCTGAATGGCGGTGATGGGTTGCACAGCCATCCCAGCCAGGGATTGCTGGATCTTCACACCCTGGCCAGGCACTTCGCGCCTCAGCACCCGATGCCGGAAGCCCTGCAGGGCAAGCGCATTGTGATTGTCGGAGACATCCTTCACTCGCGGGTGGCTCGCTCCAATCTCTGGGCCCTCACCGCCTGCGGTGCGGATGTGGTGCTGTGTGGCCCGCCGAGTCTGGTGCCGGACGCCTTCCGTGAGTTCGTGGCGGAACCACCACCGGGTCAGTCTGTGGATCCAGCACCCCAGCGGGGATCGGTGCGGGTGGAGCGGCGTCTGGAGCGTGCCTTGCCAGGCGCTGATGCGGTGATGACGCTGCGTCTCCAGAAGGAACGGATGACGCAGCAGCTCCTCACAGGGTTGGAGCGCTATCACCGCGATTACGGCCTCAGCCACGAACGGCTGACCCTGTGCGGACAGCCGGTGCCGGTGCTGCACCCTGGCCCCGTCAACCGGGGTGTTGAGATGACGGGAGCTCTCCTGGACGATCCGTCGATCTGTTTGGTGGAAGAGCAGGTGCGGAACGGCGTCCCGATCCGCATGGCGTTGCTCTATCTGATGGCTGCTGCTGAATCGGCAGCGGAACCGTCACTGGTGTCGATCAGCTCCTGA
- the ftsH3 gene encoding ATP-dependent zinc metalloprotease FtsH3: MNKRWRNIGLTALLVLAIVVIAPAFLGGGNTQQEARTMRYSDFVEAVEDNQISRVLISPDRGTAQVVENDGRRAQVNLAPDKELLGLLTQHDVDIAVQPTRQAPAWQQAAGSLIFPLLLLGGLFFLFRRAQGGGGGNPAMQFGKSKARVQMEPSTQVTFTDVAGIEGAKLELTEVVDFLKNPDRFTAVGAKIPKGVLLVGPPGTGKTLLAKAVAGEAGVPFFSISGSEFVEMFVGVGASRVRDLFEQAKKNAPCIVFIDEIDAVGRQRGAGLGGGNDEREQTLNQLLTEMDGFEGNTGIIIVAATNRPDVLDAALMRPGRFDRQVTVDRPDYSGRLQILNVHARGKTLSKDVDLDKVARRTPGYTGADLANLLNEAAILAARRELTEVSNDEISDAIERVMAGPEKKDRVMSERRKRLVAYHEAGHALVGALMPDYDPVQKISIIPRGNAGGLTFFTPSEERMESGLYSRAYLQNQMAVALGGRVAEEIVYGEDEVTTGASNDLQQVASTARQMITRFGMSDTLGPVALGRAQGGMFLGRDIAAERDFSENTAATIDKEVSDLVDVAYKRATKVLVDNRAVLDELADMLVEQETVDAEELQELLITRDVRVAEYI; encoded by the coding sequence TTGAACAAGCGTTGGCGCAACATCGGCCTGACGGCCCTGCTAGTCCTGGCGATCGTGGTGATCGCTCCGGCTTTCCTCGGTGGTGGCAACACCCAGCAGGAAGCACGGACCATGCGCTACAGCGACTTCGTTGAAGCGGTTGAGGACAACCAGATCAGCCGTGTGCTGATCTCCCCCGACCGGGGGACTGCGCAGGTGGTTGAAAACGATGGTCGTCGCGCCCAGGTCAACCTGGCTCCCGATAAGGAACTCCTCGGTCTGCTGACACAGCACGATGTGGACATTGCCGTTCAGCCCACTCGTCAGGCTCCGGCCTGGCAGCAGGCAGCTGGAAGCCTGATCTTCCCGCTGTTGTTGCTCGGTGGTCTGTTCTTCCTCTTCCGCCGGGCCCAGGGCGGTGGCGGTGGCAATCCGGCGATGCAGTTCGGCAAGAGCAAGGCCAGGGTTCAGATGGAGCCCTCCACCCAAGTCACCTTCACCGATGTCGCTGGCATTGAAGGGGCCAAGCTCGAGCTGACGGAGGTCGTTGACTTCCTCAAAAACCCGGATCGCTTCACGGCAGTTGGCGCCAAGATTCCCAAGGGTGTGCTTTTGGTGGGTCCTCCCGGCACCGGTAAGACCCTGCTTGCCAAAGCCGTCGCCGGTGAAGCTGGCGTTCCGTTTTTCTCGATCTCCGGCTCTGAATTCGTTGAGATGTTCGTCGGAGTCGGTGCCAGCCGCGTCCGCGATCTGTTCGAGCAAGCCAAGAAAAATGCACCTTGCATCGTCTTCATCGATGAGATCGATGCGGTTGGTCGTCAGCGGGGGGCTGGCCTCGGTGGCGGTAACGATGAGCGGGAACAGACCCTCAACCAGCTCCTGACGGAGATGGATGGTTTTGAAGGCAATACCGGCATCATCATCGTGGCGGCCACCAACCGCCCGGATGTCCTGGATGCTGCGCTCATGCGTCCCGGTCGTTTTGATCGCCAGGTGACCGTCGACCGTCCCGATTACTCCGGTCGTCTCCAGATCCTCAACGTTCACGCCCGCGGCAAGACGTTGTCCAAGGACGTCGATCTGGACAAGGTGGCCCGTCGTACCCCCGGTTACACCGGTGCAGACCTCGCCAACTTGCTCAACGAGGCAGCAATCCTGGCCGCCCGTCGTGAACTGACCGAGGTCAGTAACGACGAGATCAGCGACGCCATTGAGCGCGTCATGGCTGGTCCTGAGAAGAAGGATCGGGTGATGAGTGAACGCCGGAAGCGCTTGGTCGCCTATCACGAGGCTGGTCACGCCCTGGTGGGTGCGTTGATGCCTGACTACGACCCTGTTCAGAAGATCTCGATCATCCCCCGAGGCAATGCCGGTGGTCTGACCTTCTTCACCCCCAGTGAAGAGCGAATGGAGTCGGGCCTTTATTCCCGGGCTTACCTGCAGAACCAGATGGCCGTGGCTCTTGGCGGTCGTGTCGCCGAAGAGATTGTCTACGGCGAAGATGAAGTCACCACGGGTGCCTCCAACGACCTGCAGCAGGTGGCATCCACGGCGCGCCAGATGATCACTCGCTTCGGCATGAGCGACACCCTTGGCCCGGTGGCCCTTGGCCGAGCCCAGGGAGGCATGTTCCTCGGCCGCGACATTGCTGCCGAGCGCGACTTCTCCGAGAACACCGCGGCCACCATCGACAAGGAGGTGTCCGACCTCGTTGACGTGGCCTACAAGCGCGCCACCAAGGTGCTGGTGGACAACCGGGCCGTTCTGGACGAGCTGGCCGACATGTTGGTGGAGCAGGAGACCGTCGACGCAGAAGAATTGCAGGAGCTTCTGATCACCCGCGACGTCCGCGTTGCCGAATACATTTGA
- a CDS encoding DUF565 domain-containing protein: protein MLSIAALFGFFVGSAITSVAGVLGQMDPIGAFIVVVGTEFTVRMRNSGSSALLHQVLGMSRIGLLYGLFLEAFKLL, encoded by the coding sequence GTGCTCAGCATCGCGGCCCTGTTTGGATTTTTCGTGGGCAGTGCCATCACCTCTGTGGCCGGTGTTCTGGGCCAGATGGATCCCATCGGAGCCTTCATCGTTGTTGTGGGCACTGAATTCACCGTTCGAATGCGCAACAGCGGTTCATCGGCCCTTCTCCATCAAGTGCTGGGCATGAGCCGAATCGGACTGCTTTACGGCCTGTTTCTCGAAGCCTTCAAGCTGCTGTGA
- a CDS encoding NAD(P)/FAD-dependent oxidoreductase, producing the protein MAGEHFFLELDPPEERLRHAPHVVIVGGGFAGVHACKALAKADVRITLIDKRNFNLFQPLLYQVSTGLVSRGDIATPLRELVGKQSNVQVLLGEVTNVYPEGKQIVFNGKAYSYDHLVLATGSGSTFFGHDEWRTFAPPMKILEHAEEIRRRLLMAMEQAEQTPGPEARQFLQTVVIVGAGPSGCEMAGAVSELMRWALNNAFKQLDPKKTRIVLVDPGDRVLRAMPEMLSSAALKSLEADGIEFLPQGRVQTMRPGEVIVGTPDGDVRIQAATVIWTAGVRASSLGKKLAEATVCEVDRGGRVVVQHDFSIADHPEIRVAGDLSSYSHTANGKPLPGMAAPAKQAGTFIGKDIAAIVADRPRPTFSYFDFGSMAVLDRASAVADLRGLRFADGIGWILWAFVHLVLIPDWENRISLSIKWIFALLTQQRAAILLTGMPSQHMALDAVDAHFPMKAGEGVSIAEPDAALKAAMDYYSHQMTGHPQPQELIDTSDGSAADSAAAIR; encoded by the coding sequence ATGGCAGGCGAGCATTTCTTTCTTGAACTGGACCCCCCCGAGGAACGTCTCCGCCATGCACCCCATGTGGTGATTGTCGGTGGGGGGTTTGCCGGTGTGCATGCCTGCAAGGCTCTGGCCAAGGCGGATGTGCGCATCACCTTGATTGACAAGCGCAACTTCAACCTGTTCCAGCCTTTGCTTTATCAGGTCTCCACGGGTCTGGTGTCCCGCGGAGACATCGCCACCCCCCTGCGGGAGCTGGTTGGCAAGCAAAGCAACGTTCAGGTGCTGCTGGGAGAGGTGACCAACGTTTATCCCGAAGGCAAGCAGATCGTTTTCAACGGCAAGGCCTACAGCTACGACCACCTGGTGCTGGCCACGGGATCCGGCAGCACGTTCTTCGGCCATGACGAATGGCGCACCTTTGCGCCACCGATGAAGATTCTCGAGCACGCAGAAGAGATCCGTCGGCGTCTGTTGATGGCGATGGAACAGGCGGAACAGACCCCCGGCCCCGAAGCGCGTCAGTTCCTGCAGACCGTGGTGATCGTGGGAGCAGGCCCCAGCGGCTGTGAAATGGCCGGCGCCGTCTCCGAGCTGATGCGATGGGCCCTCAACAACGCCTTCAAACAGCTGGATCCCAAGAAGACCCGGATTGTCCTGGTCGACCCTGGTGATCGGGTGCTCAGGGCTATGCCGGAGATGTTGTCGTCCGCAGCCCTGAAGTCCCTGGAGGCTGACGGCATCGAGTTTCTGCCCCAGGGTCGTGTCCAGACCATGCGGCCGGGCGAGGTGATCGTCGGCACACCGGATGGCGACGTCCGCATTCAGGCGGCCACCGTGATCTGGACCGCCGGGGTGCGTGCGTCGAGCCTCGGCAAGAAGCTGGCCGAGGCCACAGTTTGCGAGGTGGATCGTGGCGGTCGCGTCGTCGTTCAGCACGACTTCTCGATCGCTGATCACCCGGAAATCCGGGTCGCCGGCGATCTCAGCAGCTACAGCCACACGGCCAACGGCAAACCTCTCCCAGGCATGGCTGCCCCAGCCAAACAGGCCGGAACCTTCATCGGCAAAGACATCGCCGCCATCGTCGCTGACAGGCCAAGACCGACGTTCAGCTACTTCGATTTCGGCAGCATGGCCGTGCTCGATCGCGCCAGCGCCGTCGCTGATCTGCGCGGCCTGCGTTTTGCCGATGGCATTGGCTGGATCCTCTGGGCCTTTGTCCACCTGGTGCTGATCCCCGACTGGGAAAACCGCATCTCGCTATCGATCAAGTGGATCTTCGCGCTGCTGACGCAACAACGTGCGGCCATCCTGCTCACCGGCATGCCGAGCCAGCACATGGCGTTGGATGCTGTGGATGCACACTTCCCGATGAAAGCCGGCGAAGGGGTGTCGATCGCCGAACCCGATGCCGCTCTCAAGGCCGCTATGGACTACTACTCCCACCAGATGACGGGACATCCCCAGCCTCAGGAGCTGATCGACACCAGTGACGGTTCCGCTGCCGATTCAGCAGCAGCCATCAGATAG
- a CDS encoding photosystem II manganese-stabilizing polypeptide, which produces MRIRPLLAVVLALCLAFFTTACSGDSEAVQRGGSNVTYDDIHNTGKANDCPTIGDSARGSIALSEGGSYELREICMHPVQVYAKEEPKNVRQQAEFVEGKILTRYTSSLDEVFGDLKVTEAGLEFQEKGGIDFQPITVLVPGGEEFPFTFSSKSLKATADGAALTTSTDFEGTYRTPSYRTSNFIDPKGRALTTGVQYAQGLVALGGDDEQLEKDNNKRYIDGVGTMSLSITKVDPETGEFAGVFSAIQPSDSDMGGREVVDIKITGDLYGRLEEA; this is translated from the coding sequence ATGCGCATCCGTCCTCTGCTGGCCGTCGTGCTGGCGCTCTGTCTCGCTTTTTTCACTACTGCCTGCAGTGGCGACAGTGAAGCTGTTCAGCGTGGCGGGTCCAACGTGACCTACGACGACATTCACAACACCGGTAAAGCCAACGATTGCCCCACGATCGGCGACTCCGCCCGTGGTTCGATCGCGCTGAGTGAGGGCGGCAGCTACGAGCTGCGTGAGATCTGCATGCACCCCGTCCAGGTGTACGCCAAGGAGGAGCCCAAGAACGTGCGCCAGCAGGCCGAGTTCGTTGAGGGCAAGATCCTGACCCGTTACACCTCCAGTCTCGATGAGGTCTTCGGCGATCTGAAGGTGACCGAGGCCGGCCTCGAATTCCAAGAGAAAGGTGGCATCGACTTCCAGCCCATCACCGTTCTGGTGCCCGGTGGCGAGGAGTTCCCCTTCACCTTCTCCAGCAAGTCCCTCAAGGCCACTGCTGACGGTGCAGCGCTGACCACCAGCACCGACTTCGAAGGCACCTACCGCACCCCCAGTTACCGCACCAGCAACTTCATCGACCCCAAGGGACGGGCCCTCACCACGGGCGTGCAGTACGCCCAGGGTCTGGTGGCTCTCGGCGGCGATGACGAGCAGCTGGAAAAAGACAACAACAAGCGCTACATCGATGGCGTCGGCACGATGAGCCTCTCGATCACCAAGGTGGATCCTGAAACCGGTGAATTCGCCGGTGTGTTCAGCGCCATCCAGCCCTCCGACTCCGACATGGGTGGACGTGAAGTGGTGGACATCAAAATCACCGGTGATCTCTATGGCCGGCTTGAAGAGGCCTGA
- a CDS encoding DNA-3-methyladenine glycosylase: protein MKPIPVPFFERSAELVGPDLVGCRLVKRQADGSLLWGVIVETEAYSQDEPACHGYRRRTPQNETLFGEPGRFYVYVSYGIHHCVNVVTERAEWANGVLLRAAVLPGEPERVAAGPGLLARRFGLTRSDDSQPVTGEHDVWLAPRPASLDSPELVTTTRIGISQGQDLPLRWYLRPSRSVSRRSKGDRTPSLTTAWLPSVEVMG, encoded by the coding sequence ATGAAACCAATTCCTGTTCCGTTTTTTGAGCGATCGGCCGAGTTGGTGGGTCCTGACTTGGTGGGCTGCCGGTTGGTGAAACGCCAAGCCGATGGCAGCTTGCTCTGGGGCGTGATTGTGGAAACGGAGGCGTATTCCCAGGACGAGCCTGCCTGTCACGGCTACAGGCGCAGGACACCGCAGAACGAAACCCTGTTCGGTGAGCCCGGCCGGTTTTATGTGTACGTCAGCTATGGCATCCACCACTGCGTGAATGTGGTCACCGAGCGCGCCGAATGGGCCAATGGGGTTCTGCTCAGGGCTGCCGTTCTTCCCGGCGAACCGGAACGGGTGGCGGCAGGCCCCGGCCTTCTGGCGCGGCGCTTCGGGCTCACGCGCAGCGATGACAGTCAGCCGGTGACGGGCGAACATGATGTGTGGCTGGCGCCACGCCCGGCCTCTCTCGACAGCCCGGAGCTTGTGACGACCACGCGCATCGGCATCTCCCAGGGACAGGACCTCCCCCTGCGCTGGTATCTCCGCCCCAGCCGCAGCGTGAGTCGCCGATCCAAAGGCGATCGCACGCCGAGCCTCACGACGGCCTGGCTGCCATCGGTGGAGGTAATGGGATGA
- a CDS encoding queuosine precursor transporter, whose protein sequence is MTSPVKARREAVFLVLAGLFLGTLGMLNILGLTRFLQLGSIGGWPIVVAVGALPYPVTFLCTDLISELWGEEKANQLVWVGLLLNGWVLLILWLGGLLPAMPGSDDTTFRTIQQLSFGSIGASMVAYLTAQFVDVRMFHFWKRRTNGKALWLRNNGSTLVSQLVDTSAVVLISHFAAHVLPVNPDEALLPQLGSFIAGGYLFKLLAALADTLPFIWLTGWLRSWLDVPGEGAELSTESP, encoded by the coding sequence GTGACAAGCCCAGTCAAAGCCAGGCGGGAAGCCGTTTTCCTCGTGCTTGCCGGCTTGTTCCTTGGAACGCTGGGCATGCTCAACATCCTCGGACTGACGCGCTTTCTGCAGCTGGGGAGCATTGGTGGCTGGCCGATTGTTGTGGCCGTCGGCGCCCTCCCTTATCCGGTCACCTTTCTCTGCACGGATCTGATCAGCGAACTCTGGGGGGAAGAGAAAGCCAACCAACTGGTTTGGGTGGGGCTTCTGCTCAACGGTTGGGTGCTGCTGATCCTCTGGCTGGGCGGACTCCTGCCAGCCATGCCGGGAAGCGATGACACAACCTTCCGCACGATCCAGCAGCTCAGCTTTGGATCGATCGGGGCCTCGATGGTGGCCTATCTCACTGCCCAGTTCGTGGACGTGCGGATGTTTCATTTCTGGAAACGCCGAACCAACGGCAAGGCGCTCTGGTTGCGCAACAACGGCTCCACCCTGGTGAGTCAGCTCGTTGACACCAGCGCTGTTGTGCTGATCAGCCATTTCGCCGCCCACGTTCTGCCGGTGAATCCGGACGAAGCTCTGCTGCCGCAGCTCGGCAGTTTTATCGCCGGGGGGTATCTGTTCAAGCTGCTGGCCGCTTTGGCCGACACATTGCCGTTCATCTGGCTCACAGGCTGGCTGCGCAGCTGGTTGGACGTGCCCGGGGAGGGAGCGGAACTGTCAACAGAATCCCCCTGA